The proteins below are encoded in one region of Amycolatopsis magusensis:
- a CDS encoding xanthine dehydrogenase family protein molybdopterin-binding subunit — protein sequence MISRRGFLISTGAAALLVAVPIPGLAAADADLVPNVFVRVMADGRIVVTVPRPDTGQGVRTVVVLLAAEELSVSPEGIEVEQAPGDTAKYGSQLVANSFSVRQLFEPMRKAAATARCLLTAAAAGRWQVPVQECQARDGFVHHPARGSLSYGELAADAAALDPATVPVTLIPQDQWRFLGKEATRVDAADIATGRARFGIDARGPDALVAVVRRPEWLGATVSAVDDAAARAVPGVVGVVRLEAGRGIEGGVAVVAESTAAAIAGRAALRVTWTGGTPAVDSRQWILELAAAVPAPPAAPGPVGLDRTYRLPMLAHAPMEPLNATAGFTASGGLVVEVPTQDPGGLRGLLAQLTGLDPAVVTVVPTLAGGAFGRRFEVDFVLEAVHCARALGKPVQVLWTRDDDTRHDSYRPMSAHRLTAVLARDGIPRWRSHGVATWPLTSVPAFNNPDLVLASGDHFPYRVPGTPAVVLRPAPLRTGFWRSVYAGQFVFAEECFLSEAGHRGGWDQVELRRRLLPVDSRLRRVLDVAAQRAPRPEGVARGVACHLDYESAIAVLADVRLRDGTPAVSRVTAAVDVGTALHPSGVRAQVEGGVLDAVSTVLGAQITVRDGRVVQSSFADYAWARIDRAPEIDVTIVPSGLPPGGLGELAYPPASAAIASAVAALTGSPVTGMPVTAETG from the coding sequence ATGATCAGCAGGCGTGGGTTCCTGATCTCCACCGGCGCCGCGGCCCTGCTGGTGGCGGTGCCGATCCCGGGACTGGCGGCAGCGGACGCGGACCTGGTCCCGAACGTCTTCGTCCGCGTCATGGCCGACGGCCGGATCGTGGTCACCGTGCCGCGGCCGGACACCGGACAGGGCGTGCGCACGGTCGTGGTCCTGCTCGCCGCCGAGGAGCTTTCCGTTTCACCCGAGGGCATCGAGGTGGAACAGGCGCCCGGTGACACCGCGAAGTACGGGTCGCAGCTGGTCGCCAACTCGTTCTCCGTACGGCAGCTCTTCGAACCGATGCGCAAGGCGGCGGCGACCGCCCGGTGCCTGCTCACCGCCGCGGCGGCCGGCCGCTGGCAGGTACCCGTGCAGGAATGCCAGGCCAGGGACGGATTCGTGCACCATCCGGCGCGCGGCAGCCTGTCCTACGGCGAACTCGCCGCCGACGCGGCCGCGCTGGACCCGGCCACGGTGCCGGTCACCCTGATCCCGCAGGACCAGTGGCGTTTCCTGGGCAAGGAAGCCACCCGGGTGGACGCCGCCGACATCGCCACCGGGCGCGCGCGGTTCGGCATCGACGCCCGCGGGCCGGACGCGCTGGTCGCCGTGGTGCGGCGGCCGGAGTGGCTGGGCGCCACGGTCTCGGCGGTGGACGACGCGGCGGCGCGTGCGGTGCCCGGCGTGGTCGGGGTGGTCCGCTTGGAGGCGGGCCGGGGCATCGAAGGCGGGGTGGCGGTGGTCGCCGAATCGACCGCCGCGGCGATCGCCGGGCGCGCGGCGCTGCGGGTCACCTGGACCGGTGGAACGCCTGCTGTGGACAGTCGACAGTGGATCTTGGAGCTGGCCGCCGCCGTACCGGCACCACCGGCCGCGCCCGGGCCGGTCGGCCTCGACCGCACCTACCGCCTGCCGATGCTGGCGCACGCGCCGATGGAACCGCTCAACGCGACCGCGGGGTTCACCGCTTCGGGTGGGCTGGTCGTCGAGGTGCCCACGCAGGACCCCGGCGGGTTGCGCGGGCTGCTGGCGCAGCTGACCGGCCTCGATCCCGCCGTGGTGACCGTGGTGCCGACGCTGGCCGGTGGTGCGTTCGGCAGGCGGTTCGAAGTGGACTTCGTGCTCGAAGCGGTTCACTGCGCCCGTGCGCTCGGCAAGCCGGTCCAGGTGCTCTGGACCCGCGACGACGACACGCGGCACGACTCCTACCGGCCGATGTCGGCGCACCGGCTCACCGCGGTGCTCGCGCGGGACGGCATCCCGCGCTGGCGGTCGCACGGGGTGGCGACCTGGCCGCTCACCTCGGTGCCCGCGTTCAACAACCCGGACCTCGTGCTGGCCAGCGGCGACCACTTCCCGTACCGCGTCCCCGGCACACCGGCCGTGGTGCTGCGGCCGGCGCCGCTGCGCACCGGGTTCTGGCGCTCGGTCTACGCCGGGCAGTTCGTCTTCGCCGAGGAGTGCTTCCTGTCCGAGGCCGGGCACCGCGGCGGATGGGACCAGGTCGAGCTGCGGCGGCGGTTGCTGCCGGTCGATTCCCGGCTGCGGCGGGTGCTCGACGTGGCGGCCCAGCGGGCGCCGCGGCCCGAGGGCGTGGCCAGAGGGGTGGCGTGCCACCTGGACTACGAATCCGCCATCGCGGTGCTCGCGGACGTCCGCCTCCGCGACGGGACGCCGGCGGTCAGCCGGGTGACCGCGGCGGTGGACGTCGGCACGGCGCTGCACCCGTCCGGGGTACGCGCGCAGGTCGAAGGCGGGGTGCTCGACGCGGTGTCCACTGTGCTCGGAGCGCAGATCACCGTGCGGGACGGGCGGGTGGTGCAGTCCTCGTTCGCCGACTACGCCTGGGCCCGCATCGACCGCGCCCCGGAGATCGACGTGACGATCGTGCCGTCCGGCCTGCCGCCCGGCGGTCTCGGCGAGCTCGCCTACCCACCGGCCTCGGCGGCGATCGCCTCGGCGGTGGCGGCGCTGACCGGCTCGCCGGTCACCGGGATGCCGGTGACCGCGGAGACCGGGTGA
- a CDS encoding MarR family winged helix-turn-helix transcriptional regulator codes for MSRTTRPQVPDGHESDPDVDSWPTGRLLSVAARMVESRFDDVLAAHQLTHAGLIVLHHLDTGTHTQRQLATLCKVTDQTMSRTIERLRRTDFVTTEADPADRRRTIVRLTAAGRRVLTKARREERESELLLGAVDDYEHFRGQLLKLIRHAARGAGPVE; via the coding sequence GTGTCGAGAACCACGCGCCCGCAGGTGCCCGATGGCCACGAGAGCGACCCCGACGTCGACTCGTGGCCCACGGGCCGGTTGCTCTCGGTCGCGGCGAGGATGGTGGAGTCGCGGTTCGACGACGTGCTCGCCGCGCACCAGCTCACCCACGCCGGGTTGATCGTGCTGCACCACCTCGACACCGGGACGCACACCCAGCGGCAGCTGGCGACGTTGTGCAAGGTCACCGACCAGACCATGAGCCGCACCATCGAACGGTTGCGGCGCACGGACTTCGTCACCACCGAAGCGGACCCGGCCGACCGCAGGCGGACCATCGTCCGGCTGACCGCGGCGGGCAGGCGGGTGCTGACCAAGGCCCGCCGCGAGGAGCGCGAGTCCGAACTGCTGCTCGGCGCGGTCGACGACTACGAGCACTTCCGGGGTCAGCTGCTCAAGCTCATCCGCCACGCCGCGCGGGGCGCCGGTCCTGTTGAATGA